Proteins encoded together in one Myxococcales bacterium window:
- the tesB gene encoding acyl-CoA thioesterase II has product MGLVLDELVTLLSLERIEENLFRGQSQDLGWGTVFGGQVLGQALSAATQTVGDGRLVHSLNAYFLRPGDVSRPIVYDVDRIRDGKSFATRRVVAIQNGEAILNMAASFQVAEEGFEHHAPMPAAPKPEECPLDRDRYKPYLEALPKLLAERILAEHPFEIRLAGPTNDPFRPEKKPPERLAWIKATGALPADPKLHPCLFAYASDHAFVTTALLPHGVSWLTPGMQVASLDHVMWFHRPFRADEWLLHVMDSPSASGARGLVRGRVYTERGELVASTAQEGLVRKR; this is encoded by the coding sequence ATGGGTCTGGTCCTCGACGAGCTCGTGACGCTCCTCTCCCTCGAGCGCATCGAAGAAAACCTCTTTCGCGGCCAGTCGCAGGACCTCGGCTGGGGCACCGTGTTCGGTGGTCAGGTGCTTGGCCAGGCCCTCTCGGCGGCCACGCAGACCGTCGGCGATGGGCGCCTCGTGCACTCCCTGAATGCCTATTTTCTCCGCCCGGGGGACGTGTCCCGCCCCATCGTTTACGATGTCGATCGCATCCGGGACGGCAAGTCGTTCGCCACGCGGCGGGTGGTCGCGATCCAGAACGGCGAGGCCATCTTGAACATGGCCGCCTCGTTCCAAGTGGCCGAAGAGGGCTTCGAGCACCACGCCCCCATGCCCGCAGCGCCGAAGCCCGAGGAGTGCCCCCTCGATCGCGACCGGTACAAGCCCTACCTCGAGGCGCTCCCCAAGCTCCTCGCCGAGCGCATCCTCGCCGAGCACCCGTTCGAGATCCGCCTCGCCGGCCCCACGAACGACCCGTTTCGCCCGGAAAAAAAGCCCCCCGAGCGCCTCGCGTGGATCAAGGCCACGGGCGCGCTCCCGGCCGATCCGAAGCTCCACCCCTGCCTCTTCGCGTACGCGTCGGACCACGCGTTCGTCACGACAGCGCTCCTCCCGCACGGGGTCTCGTGGCTCACGCCCGGCATGCAGGTCGCGAGCCTCGACCACGTCATGTGGTTCCATCGCCCCTTCCGCGCCGACGAGTGGCTCCTCCACGTGATGGACAGCCCGTCGGCCTCGGGGGCGCGGGGGCTCGTGCGCGGCCGCGTGTACACCGAACGGGGGGAGCTCGTGGCCTCGACGGCCCAAGAGGGGCTCGTCCGTAAGCGCTGA
- a CDS encoding patatin-like phospholipase family protein: MAPKRRLGLVLAGGAARGAYEVGVVEHVMTDVAKAIGREIRFDIVCGTSVGALNACALAAFAHEGREAVRHLVHTWETLDIGELVRSDLRGLLGWGSKLFGGTTGSEVAVRERGILDAAGLEALVRRAIPFPKIGENLAAGHLEALTVSTTHVASGKTVVYVQRHGLTLPKWSMDPTIVPRAAVIDERHALASAAIPILFRAVRIDGEVHCDGGLRQNVPLSPARRLGADSVLVVNPRHVDDAGLEGSPETEEELPGPFFLLGKTLNALLLDRIDTDLARLESINRILDAGRAAYGPDFAQTLNRALGYADGQGMKKLDALLLRSSVDIGAMAADFVHSPAFSRVRGVTGRLLRHVAGRGHAKNEDDLLSYLLFDGEFAGRLIEVGRADARARHEELCAFFDAYYRAS; the protein is encoded by the coding sequence ATGGCCCCCAAACGGAGACTCGGGCTCGTCCTCGCGGGTGGAGCGGCGCGTGGGGCGTACGAGGTGGGGGTCGTCGAGCACGTGATGACCGACGTCGCCAAGGCGATCGGTCGCGAGATCCGCTTCGACATCGTGTGTGGCACGAGCGTCGGCGCGCTCAACGCGTGCGCGCTCGCGGCGTTCGCCCACGAGGGCCGTGAGGCGGTCCGCCACCTCGTGCACACGTGGGAGACGCTCGACATCGGCGAGCTCGTGCGTAGCGATCTGCGCGGGCTCCTCGGGTGGGGCTCGAAGCTCTTCGGGGGCACGACCGGCTCCGAGGTGGCGGTTCGCGAGCGCGGCATCCTCGACGCCGCGGGCCTCGAGGCGCTCGTGCGTCGCGCGATCCCGTTCCCCAAGATCGGCGAGAACCTCGCCGCGGGGCACCTCGAGGCGCTCACCGTGTCGACGACGCACGTCGCGAGCGGCAAGACCGTGGTGTACGTGCAGCGGCACGGCCTCACCCTGCCGAAGTGGAGCATGGACCCGACGATCGTGCCTCGCGCCGCCGTGATCGACGAGCGCCACGCCCTCGCGTCGGCGGCCATTCCCATCTTGTTCCGTGCGGTGCGGATCGACGGCGAGGTGCACTGCGACGGTGGCCTCCGTCAGAACGTCCCGCTCTCGCCCGCGCGGCGGCTCGGCGCCGACAGCGTGCTCGTCGTGAACCCGCGGCACGTCGACGACGCAGGCCTCGAGGGCAGCCCCGAGACCGAAGAGGAGCTCCCGGGCCCGTTCTTCCTCCTCGGAAAGACGCTGAACGCGCTCCTCCTCGATCGCATCGACACCGACCTCGCGCGGCTCGAGAGCATCAATCGCATCCTCGACGCGGGCCGCGCGGCCTACGGGCCCGACTTTGCCCAAACCCTCAATCGTGCACTCGGATATGCCGACGGGCAAGGAATGAAGAAGCTCGACGCGCTCCTTCTTCGCTCGAGCGTCGATATCGGCGCGATGGCGGCCGACTTCGTCCATAGCCCGGCGTTCTCGCGTGTACGCGGCGTGACGGGCAGGCTCCTCCGCCACGTGGCGGGGCGGGGGCACGCCAAAAACGAGGACGATTTGCTGAGCTACTTGCTCTTCGACGGAGAGTTCGCGGGGCGCCTCATCGAGGTGGGCCGGGCCGACGCGCGGGCGCGGCACGAGGAGCTCTGCGCCTTCTTCGACGCGTATTACCGCGCGAGCTGA
- the secA gene encoding preprotein translocase subunit SecA: MFAWAMKKLLGTSHEREIKKIRPLVDQINALEPKLTKLSDADLKGKTAEFKQKLENGATLDDILVEAFAVCREGGKRILKMRHYDVQLIGGMVLHKGNIAEMRTGEGKTLVATLPCYLNALEGKGVHVVTVNDYLAKRDAEWMARLYGFLGLSTGIVIPSQGDWEKRHAYRCDITYGQNNEFGFDYLRDNMKFSALEYAQRELNYAIVDEVDSILIDEARTPLIISGQAEASSDKYKSISEVIPRLKKDEHYIVDEKGHSVGLTDEGVDAAQKLMGIKNLYDPVNLESLHILNQCLRAHALYKRDVNYLVTDDQKVLIIDEFTGRVLAGRRWSDGLHQAVEAKENVRIQEETRTMATITFQNLFRLYKKIGGMTGTADTEAEEFHKTYKLNVVIIPTNKPILRKDEEDLIYKTEREKFTAVTAEILEYHERGQPVLVGTTSVEKSGAISKILKKQGVPHAVLNAKQHEKEAFVVAQAGRKGAITVSTNMAGRGTDIILGGNPEMLAKLEFKEQGREPEAEPEEFQALLEKLEAKCKAEGEEVRKAGGLHIVGTERHESRRIDNQLRGRAGRQGDPGSSRFYLSLEDDLMRIFGGDRVKALMERMGMPDDEPIEHPMVSKSILDAQAKVEGRNFDIRKHLLEYDDVMSEQRKTVYTIRQQLLLGTYKPEVLDDEGKPTGKARKIETLPRITEEIAPAVDAMFLSHQAVPEGDEKPAQKADKVKALRDFEALRNDVYQAFGYRFDAKETEEKDAKKLYERLSKELPQSLTEQRERLLDLVDGIVSAMVEEHCPANKAAPEDWDWKGMRTGFLEHFGTKPKDFDHLGDRADVAHALYTQAAAILDEREKDMGVELLLRVFRHFYLEEIDRQWVEHLTNMEHLRDGIGLRGYGQRDPKQEYKKEGYNIFVNMMATTSSNVATKLFKVKVQKETEIERLEREDMERHQRAQASLQLAHGGELYGPDDEAPPPPPRRAAQVQMPPKREAPKIDKNDPCPCGSGESFKKCHGAILEDDA, translated from the coding sequence ATGTTCGCTTGGGCCATGAAGAAGCTTCTGGGCACGTCGCACGAGCGCGAGATCAAGAAGATCCGCCCCCTCGTCGACCAGATCAACGCGCTCGAGCCCAAGCTTACGAAGCTCTCCGACGCCGACCTCAAGGGCAAGACCGCCGAGTTCAAGCAGAAGCTCGAGAACGGGGCCACCCTCGACGACATCCTCGTCGAGGCCTTCGCCGTGTGCCGCGAGGGCGGAAAGCGCATCCTCAAGATGCGCCACTACGACGTGCAGCTCATCGGCGGCATGGTGCTCCACAAGGGCAACATCGCCGAGATGCGCACCGGCGAAGGCAAGACGCTCGTCGCCACCCTGCCCTGTTACCTGAACGCGCTCGAGGGCAAGGGCGTGCACGTCGTCACGGTGAACGACTACCTCGCCAAGCGCGACGCCGAGTGGATGGCCCGCCTCTACGGGTTTTTGGGCCTGTCGACGGGCATCGTCATCCCCTCGCAGGGCGACTGGGAGAAGCGCCACGCCTACCGGTGCGACATCACCTACGGCCAAAATAACGAGTTTGGCTTCGACTACCTGCGCGACAACATGAAGTTCTCGGCGCTCGAGTACGCGCAGCGCGAGCTCAACTACGCCATCGTCGACGAGGTCGACTCGATCCTCATCGACGAGGCCCGCACGCCGCTCATCATCAGCGGCCAGGCCGAGGCATCGAGCGACAAGTACAAGAGCATCAGCGAGGTCATCCCGCGCCTCAAGAAGGACGAGCACTACATCGTCGACGAGAAGGGCCACTCGGTCGGCCTCACCGACGAGGGCGTCGACGCCGCCCAGAAGCTCATGGGGATCAAGAACCTCTACGATCCCGTGAACCTCGAGTCGCTCCACATCTTGAACCAGTGCCTCAGGGCCCACGCGCTCTACAAGCGCGACGTGAACTACCTCGTGACCGACGACCAGAAGGTCCTCATCATCGACGAGTTCACGGGCCGCGTGCTCGCGGGCCGAAGGTGGTCCGACGGGCTCCACCAGGCCGTCGAGGCCAAAGAGAACGTGCGCATCCAAGAAGAGACGCGCACCATGGCCACGATCACGTTCCAGAACCTCTTCCGCCTCTACAAGAAGATCGGCGGCATGACGGGCACGGCCGACACCGAGGCCGAAGAGTTCCACAAGACGTACAAGCTCAACGTCGTCATCATCCCGACGAACAAGCCCATCCTCCGCAAGGACGAGGAAGACCTCATCTACAAGACGGAGCGCGAGAAGTTCACGGCCGTCACCGCCGAGATCCTCGAGTACCACGAGCGCGGTCAGCCGGTGCTCGTCGGCACGACCAGCGTCGAGAAGAGCGGCGCCATCTCGAAGATCCTGAAGAAGCAGGGCGTGCCGCACGCGGTCTTGAACGCGAAGCAGCACGAAAAAGAGGCGTTCGTCGTCGCGCAGGCGGGGCGCAAGGGCGCCATCACCGTGTCGACCAACATGGCCGGCCGCGGCACCGACATCATCCTCGGCGGCAACCCCGAGATGCTCGCGAAGCTCGAGTTCAAGGAGCAGGGCCGCGAGCCCGAGGCCGAGCCCGAAGAGTTCCAGGCGCTGCTCGAGAAGCTCGAGGCCAAGTGCAAGGCCGAGGGCGAAGAGGTGCGCAAGGCCGGTGGCCTCCACATCGTCGGCACCGAGCGCCACGAGTCGCGCCGCATCGACAACCAGCTCCGCGGCCGCGCGGGGCGCCAGGGCGATCCCGGTTCGTCGCGCTTCTACCTCTCCCTCGAAGACGACCTCATGCGCATCTTCGGCGGAGACCGCGTGAAGGCGCTCATGGAGCGCATGGGCATGCCGGACGACGAGCCCATCGAGCACCCGATGGTGTCGAAGAGCATCCTCGACGCGCAGGCGAAGGTCGAGGGGCGCAACTTCGACATCCGCAAGCACCTCCTCGAATACGACGACGTCATGAGCGAGCAGCGAAAGACGGTCTACACGATCCGTCAGCAGCTCCTCCTCGGCACGTACAAGCCCGAGGTCCTCGACGACGAGGGCAAGCCCACCGGAAAAGCCCGTAAGATCGAGACGTTGCCGCGCATCACGGAGGAGATCGCGCCCGCGGTCGACGCGATGTTCTTGTCGCACCAGGCCGTGCCCGAGGGCGACGAGAAGCCGGCCCAGAAGGCCGACAAGGTGAAGGCGCTCCGCGACTTCGAGGCGCTCCGCAACGACGTGTACCAGGCCTTCGGCTACCGCTTCGACGCGAAGGAGACCGAAGAGAAGGACGCGAAGAAGCTCTACGAGCGCCTCTCGAAGGAGCTCCCGCAGAGCCTCACCGAGCAGCGCGAGCGCCTGCTCGACCTCGTCGACGGCATCGTGAGCGCGATGGTCGAAGAGCACTGCCCGGCGAACAAGGCCGCCCCCGAGGACTGGGACTGGAAGGGCATGCGCACGGGCTTCCTCGAGCACTTCGGCACGAAGCCGAAGGACTTCGACCACCTCGGCGACCGCGCGGACGTGGCCCATGCACTCTACACGCAAGCCGCGGCCATCTTGGACGAGCGCGAGAAGGACATGGGCGTGGAGCTCCTCCTCCGCGTCTTCCGTCACTTCTACCTCGAGGAGATCGACCGCCAGTGGGTCGAGCACCTCACGAACATGGAGCACCTCCGCGACGGCATCGGCCTGCGTGGCTACGGCCAGCGCGACCCGAAGCAAGAGTACAAAAAAGAGGGCTACAACATCTTCGTCAACATGATGGCCACGACGAGCAGCAACGTCGCGACCAAGCTGTTCAAGGTCAAGGTCCAGAAGGAGACCGAGATCGAGCGCCTCGAGCGCGAGGACATGGAACGCCACCAGCGCGCGCAGGCCTCGCTCCAGCTCGCACACGGCGGCGAGCTCTACGGCCCCGACGACGAGGCCCCGCCGCCCCCGCCGCGGAGAGCCGCGCAGGTGCAGATGCCCCCCAAGCGCGAGGCCCCGAAGATCGACAAGAACGACCCGTGCCCCTGCGGGAGCGGCGAGTCGTTCAAGAAGTGCCACGGCGCCATCCTCGAAGACGACGCCTGA
- the gcvP gene encoding aminomethyl-transferring glycine dehydrogenase codes for MSVRLSHPDVFENRHLGPSAQDQKKMFEVLGVPSLSALTAQIVPAAIRADKTLGVVEAASERAMLDELAAIGSQNVVAKSYLGMGYSDTITPPVILRNIVQNPGWYTQYTPYQAEISQGRLEALLNFQTLVIDLTGLEIANASLLDEGTAAAEAMNLAHGFKATDTKQTFFVSSECHPQTIDVVKTRAEPLGIKVVVGDHRTVDLAAIGAFGALVQYPGTHGEVFDYADFAKKVHAAEALFVVAADMLSLTLLVPPGEFGADVCVGNSQRFGVPLGYGGPHAAFFATKNEFVRKLPGRIIGVSQDAHGKPALRMALQTREQHIRREKATSNICTAQALLAVVASMYAVYHGPEGLTAIAEKVHGSACVLALGLKKAGIAVDTGAFFDTIVARPGEAKVDAIVAKAAEKNVNFRRVGKDGLGVSFDETTTPADIATVLELFGAKGDVAALAAEADSTLGKAHRRTSAFMTHPVFHAYRSETEMLRYVRKLEGRDLSLAHSMIPLGSCTMKLNATAEMMPITDPCWNALHPFAPLEQAKGYARIFSDLEKWLSEVTGFAGVSLQPNAGSQGEYAGLMAIRQYHMSRGEGHRKVCLIPSSAHGTNPASAVMAGLEVVVTACDDQGNVDLADLEAKAKQHATNLSCLMVTYPSTHGVFEERIKEICALVHAHGGQVYMDGANMNAQVGLTSPGLIGADVCHLNLHKTFCIPHGGGGPGMGPIGVAKHLVPFLPRRPVFDAEAPHTVGPVSAAPYGSASILLISWAYIRMMGGSGLTKATEVAMLNANYIAERLSSHYPLVYKGKNGRIAHECILDMRGFKKTAGIEVEDIAKRLMDYGFHAPTMSFPIPGTLMIEPTESESLAELDRFCEAMIGIREEIRAIEDGRLPKDDNPLKNAPHTIESISVADWKHPYSRELAAFPTPWTRDRKFFPHVGRLNNALGDRKLVCSCPPIEAYT; via the coding sequence ATGTCCGTTCGTCTGAGCCATCCCGACGTCTTCGAGAACCGCCACCTCGGGCCGAGCGCCCAAGACCAAAAGAAAATGTTCGAGGTGCTCGGCGTGCCCTCGCTCTCGGCCCTCACGGCGCAGATCGTCCCTGCGGCCATCCGGGCGGACAAGACCCTCGGCGTCGTCGAGGCCGCCTCCGAGCGCGCGATGCTCGACGAGCTCGCGGCCATCGGCAGCCAGAACGTGGTGGCGAAGAGCTACCTCGGCATGGGCTACTCGGACACGATCACGCCGCCGGTGATCCTCCGGAACATCGTGCAGAACCCGGGCTGGTACACGCAGTACACGCCGTACCAGGCCGAGATCTCGCAGGGCCGCCTCGAGGCCCTCTTGAACTTCCAGACGCTGGTGATCGACCTCACCGGCCTCGAGATCGCCAACGCCTCGCTGCTCGACGAGGGCACCGCGGCCGCCGAGGCGATGAACCTCGCCCACGGCTTCAAGGCGACCGACACGAAGCAGACCTTCTTCGTCTCGAGCGAGTGCCACCCGCAGACGATCGACGTCGTGAAGACGCGCGCCGAGCCCCTCGGGATCAAGGTTGTCGTCGGCGATCACCGCACCGTGGACCTCGCGGCCATCGGCGCGTTCGGCGCGCTCGTGCAGTACCCCGGCACGCACGGCGAGGTCTTCGACTACGCCGACTTCGCCAAGAAGGTGCACGCGGCCGAGGCCCTCTTCGTCGTCGCGGCCGACATGCTCTCGCTCACGCTCCTCGTCCCCCCGGGTGAATTCGGGGCCGACGTGTGCGTCGGAAACTCGCAGCGCTTCGGCGTGCCGCTCGGGTACGGCGGGCCCCACGCGGCCTTCTTCGCGACGAAGAACGAGTTCGTCCGTAAGCTCCCGGGCCGCATCATCGGCGTCTCGCAAGACGCCCACGGCAAGCCCGCGCTCCGCATGGCCCTCCAGACGCGCGAGCAGCACATCCGCCGCGAGAAGGCCACGAGCAACATCTGCACGGCGCAGGCGCTCCTCGCGGTCGTCGCGAGCATGTACGCCGTCTACCACGGGCCCGAGGGCCTCACCGCGATCGCCGAGAAAGTACACGGATCGGCGTGTGTGCTCGCGCTCGGCCTGAAGAAGGCCGGAATCGCGGTCGACACGGGCGCCTTCTTCGACACCATCGTCGCGCGCCCCGGCGAGGCCAAGGTCGACGCGATCGTCGCGAAGGCCGCCGAGAAGAACGTGAACTTCCGCCGCGTCGGGAAGGACGGCCTCGGCGTCTCGTTCGACGAGACGACCACCCCCGCGGACATCGCCACGGTGCTCGAGCTCTTCGGCGCCAAGGGCGACGTCGCGGCCCTCGCCGCCGAGGCCGACTCGACGCTCGGCAAGGCCCACCGCCGCACGAGCGCGTTCATGACGCACCCCGTGTTCCACGCGTACCGCAGCGAGACCGAGATGCTCCGCTACGTGCGCAAGCTCGAGGGCCGCGATCTCTCGCTCGCGCACTCGATGATCCCGCTCGGCTCGTGCACGATGAAGCTGAACGCCACGGCCGAGATGATGCCCATCACCGACCCGTGCTGGAACGCGCTCCACCCGTTCGCCCCGCTCGAGCAGGCCAAGGGCTACGCGCGCATCTTCTCGGACCTCGAGAAGTGGCTCTCCGAGGTGACGGGCTTCGCGGGCGTCTCTCTCCAGCCGAACGCGGGCTCGCAGGGCGAGTACGCGGGCCTCATGGCCATCCGGCAGTACCACATGAGCCGCGGCGAGGGGCACCGCAAGGTCTGCCTCATCCCGTCGTCGGCCCACGGCACGAACCCGGCCTCGGCCGTCATGGCGGGCCTCGAGGTCGTCGTGACCGCGTGCGACGACCAGGGCAACGTCGACCTCGCCGATCTCGAGGCGAAGGCCAAGCAGCACGCGACGAACCTCTCGTGCCTCATGGTCACCTACCCGTCGACGCACGGCGTGTTCGAGGAGCGCATCAAGGAGATCTGCGCCCTCGTGCACGCGCACGGCGGCCAGGTCTACATGGACGGCGCCAACATGAACGCGCAGGTCGGCCTCACGAGCCCCGGCCTCATCGGCGCGGACGTGTGCCACCTGAACCTCCACAAGACGTTCTGCATCCCGCACGGCGGCGGCGGCCCGGGCATGGGCCCCATCGGCGTGGCGAAGCACCTCGTGCCGTTCCTCCCGCGGCGCCCCGTGTTCGACGCCGAGGCCCCCCACACGGTGGGCCCGGTCTCGGCCGCGCCCTACGGCTCGGCGAGCATCCTGCTCATCTCGTGGGCGTACATCCGCATGATGGGAGGCTCGGGCCTCACCAAGGCGACCGAGGTGGCCATGCTCAACGCGAACTACATCGCCGAGCGCCTCTCGTCGCACTACCCGCTCGTCTACAAGGGCAAGAACGGGCGCATCGCGCACGAGTGCATCCTCGACATGCGCGGCTTCAAGAAGACCGCGGGCATCGAGGTCGAGGACATCGCCAAGCGCCTCATGGACTACGGCTTCCACGCCCCGACCATGTCGTTCCCCATCCCGGGCACGCTCATGATCGAGCCGACCGAGAGCGAGTCGCTCGCCGAGCTCGATCGCTTCTGCGAGGCCATGATCGGCATCCGCGAAGAGATCCGCGCCATCGAGGACGGCCGCCTCCCGAAGGACGACAACCCCCTCAAGAACGCCCCGCACACGATCGAGTCGATCTCGGTCGCCGACTGGAAGCACCCGTACTCGCGCGAGCTCGCGGCGTTCCCCACGCCGTGGACGCGCGACCGCAAGTTCTTCCCGCACGTGGGCCGGCTGAACAACGCGCTCGGCGATCGCAAGCTCGTCTGCTCGTGCCCGCCCATCGAAGCGTACACCTGA
- a CDS encoding AI-2E family transporter, which yields MSSEPDRLKALFREKTLARVVAIAAFLGLLWVFRHLWATLLFFVAFERSIRWIEGFVFARTGWARKRIVLGVVASYLLVFATFVAVSVMTGFEKWRYMQDASADFLDDLKTHPLWVKYHHHLGDVEALMGHAKAYAGQAISVATAVGRFFVQATIGFVLGVVYRLEAHELDLFEDKIEQKSLIGRVLRWTEHTADAVSVTMQLQVVVAAFNTVTTLPVLLFLGIPHVPSLMALVFVSALVPVIGNLVAGTVLCLMAYQAKGFLGVGIFVVVTFLLHKVESYYLSPRLTARHVRVPGFVLIVSLIAFEHVFGFAGVFMSFPALFIASRIRAEFLEEDGVLPPETVTPGKSLAPNISVTVGPSEPGEPPARASSPPTVKPSGNMAAAVAPETPAPVAERPSAPDAPPITKPSGTLEAADPSGGDTGEGPTV from the coding sequence ATGTCGTCCGAGCCCGATCGCCTGAAGGCGCTCTTTCGCGAGAAGACCCTCGCGCGTGTGGTCGCCATCGCGGCGTTCTTGGGGCTCTTGTGGGTGTTTCGTCACCTCTGGGCCACCCTGCTCTTCTTCGTCGCGTTCGAGCGCAGCATCCGCTGGATCGAGGGGTTCGTCTTCGCGCGGACGGGGTGGGCGCGGAAGCGCATCGTGCTCGGCGTCGTCGCGAGCTACCTGCTCGTGTTCGCGACGTTCGTCGCCGTCTCGGTGATGACCGGCTTCGAGAAGTGGCGATACATGCAAGATGCATCGGCAGACTTCCTCGACGATCTCAAGACTCACCCCTTGTGGGTGAAGTACCACCATCACCTGGGCGACGTGGAAGCCCTGATGGGCCACGCTAAAGCCTACGCAGGGCAGGCGATCTCGGTGGCGACGGCGGTGGGGCGCTTCTTCGTCCAAGCGACGATCGGCTTCGTGCTCGGGGTGGTCTATCGCCTCGAGGCCCACGAGCTCGACCTCTTCGAGGACAAAATCGAGCAAAAATCCCTGATCGGGCGCGTGCTCCGATGGACCGAGCACACGGCCGACGCCGTGAGCGTCACGATGCAGCTCCAGGTCGTCGTGGCGGCGTTCAACACGGTCACGACGCTCCCCGTGCTCCTCTTCTTGGGAATCCCGCACGTGCCCTCGCTCATGGCGCTCGTGTTCGTGTCGGCGCTCGTCCCGGTGATTGGCAATCTCGTCGCGGGGACGGTGCTCTGCCTCATGGCCTATCAGGCCAAGGGATTCTTGGGTGTCGGCATCTTCGTGGTCGTCACGTTCCTGCTCCACAAGGTGGAGTCGTATTACTTGAGCCCGCGCCTCACGGCCCGGCACGTGCGCGTGCCGGGGTTCGTGCTCATCGTGAGCCTCATCGCGTTCGAGCACGTCTTCGGCTTCGCTGGCGTGTTCATGTCGTTCCCCGCGCTCTTCATCGCGTCGCGCATCCGGGCCGAGTTCCTCGAAGAGGACGGGGTGCTGCCTCCCGAGACGGTCACTCCCGGCAAGTCGCTCGCGCCGAACATCTCGGTGACGGTGGGGCCGTCGGAGCCGGGGGAGCCGCCCGCCAGGGCCTCGTCGCCGCCCACGGTGAAGCCGAGCGGAAACATGGCAGCGGCCGTCGCCCCGGAGACACCCGCCCCCGTGGCCGAGCGGCCGAGCGCGCCGGACGCGCCTCCGATCACGAAGCCGAGCGGCACCCTCGAGGCCGCCGATCCCTCGGGTGGTGACACGGGCGAGGGCCCGACCGTGTAG
- a CDS encoding AHH domain-containing protein: MGGTPTHSSHLPTSRGFERLLQSFGIGINDAANGVFLPATRAAPNEAGAAVHSTVHTNAYYQTVNQMLGAATTRAEAEAALGAIRSALLSAYEQGDLRAAGRGGLRVGERGPGRGLRGLPTTRRAAPGLDVEADRGPSCQSRRTPGLQALRLPLAWVRCPRHAASRGGRAGRHPRRER; encoded by the coding sequence GTGGGCGGTACGCCAACGCACTCCTCGCACCTGCCGACGTCCCGCGGCTTCGAGCGCCTGCTCCAGAGCTTCGGGATCGGGATCAACGACGCTGCGAACGGCGTGTTCCTGCCGGCGACCCGGGCTGCGCCGAACGAGGCAGGCGCGGCGGTGCACTCGACCGTGCACACGAACGCCTACTACCAGACCGTCAACCAGATGCTCGGAGCAGCCACGACCCGAGCTGAAGCCGAAGCAGCACTTGGTGCGATCCGAAGCGCACTTCTCTCTGCCTATGAGCAAGGTGATCTACGAGCCGCTGGTCGCGGAGGGTTACGAGTGGGTGAACGCGGTCCAGGACGAGGACTACGAGGTCTTCCTACAACTCGACGGGCAGCTCCGGGCCTCGACGTGGAAGCCGATCGCGGTCCGTCGTGTCAGAGCAGACGAACGCCAGGCCTTCAAGCCCTCCGACTTCCCTTGGCTTGGGTCAGATGCCCTCGTCATGCGGCGAGCCGCGGTGGACGCGCTGGGCGACATCCTCGACGCGAACGGTGA
- a CDS encoding AhpC/TSA family protein has translation MPKLSVGDSFPTQSLVTLGGERITVPSSSHDFVHLELRRFAGCPVCNLHVREVARRHDELTAAGVLEVAVFHSEAETMRPFHGDLPFAVVADPEKHLYRALGVESSLASVMDPRAWGGLVRGMFASHPQSAMKGEGGHMGLPADFVVARDGTVVGLKYGAHADDQLSVDEVLAIVAEARKTTRASSLEAHASPPA, from the coding sequence ATGCCCAAGCTCTCTGTCGGAGATTCCTTCCCCACGCAGTCCCTCGTCACCCTCGGCGGCGAGCGCATCACCGTCCCCTCCTCGTCGCACGACTTCGTGCACCTCGAGCTCCGGCGCTTCGCAGGCTGCCCCGTGTGCAATCTGCACGTACGTGAGGTCGCGCGTCGGCACGACGAGCTCACCGCGGCCGGCGTGCTCGAGGTCGCCGTGTTCCACTCCGAGGCCGAGACGATGCGCCCCTTCCACGGCGATTTGCCGTTCGCCGTCGTCGCCGATCCCGAGAAGCATCTCTACCGGGCGCTCGGCGTGGAGTCGTCGCTCGCGTCGGTCATGGATCCGCGCGCGTGGGGTGGCCTCGTGCGGGGCATGTTCGCGTCGCACCCGCAGAGCGCCATGAAGGGCGAGGGGGGCCACATGGGGCTCCCGGCCGACTTCGTCGTCGCCCGCGACGGGACGGTGGTCGGCCTCAAGTACGGCGCGCACGCCGACGATCAGCTCTCGGTCGACGAGGTCCTCGCGATCGTCGCCGAGGCTCGGAAGACCACGAGGGCCTCGTCCCTCGAAGCCCACGCCTCGCCGCCGGCCTGA
- a CDS encoding PQQ-binding-like beta-propeller repeat protein codes for MNEGAYRASSVRVAPVVYLKGQRAIALDRERGEELWVYDAGAQVTRILIAHASVYLADAEGSVHCLDPVDGSRRGRIQTGGGLVSVLLDEGDRILVAAEGGVFALTPTGDLLWAYDSRAYAPSPLAEVGLACTLGFTQQPDRK; via the coding sequence ATGAACGAGGGCGCGTACCGAGCTTCTTCCGTTCGGGTCGCGCCCGTCGTCTATTTGAAGGGTCAGCGGGCCATCGCGCTCGACCGCGAGCGCGGCGAGGAGCTCTGGGTCTACGACGCCGGCGCCCAGGTGACGCGCATCCTCATCGCGCACGCGTCGGTCTACCTGGCCGACGCCGAGGGCTCCGTGCACTGCCTCGATCCGGTCGACGGCTCGCGACGAGGCCGCATCCAGACGGGCGGGGGCCTCGTCTCGGTGTTGCTCGACGAGGGCGATCGCATCTTGGTGGCGGCCGAGGGAGGGGTGTTCGCGCTCACCCCCACGGGCGACCTCTTGTGGGCGTACGACAGCCGCGCCTACGCGCCCTCGCCCCTCGCCGAGGTCGGCCTCGCGTGCACCTTGGGGTTCACGCAGCAGCCCGATCGCAAGTGA